In Candidatus Wallbacteria bacterium, a single genomic region encodes these proteins:
- a CDS encoding alpha/beta hydrolase-fold protein, with the protein MKPFLLLAVILSGGTAMAFNVTFSVTAPAGTEKLFITGNCRNLGDWNPGQVEMTKTGQVFQFSTTLEGKIEYKYTKGSWDGVEKDGKGQEIGNRTLEITADMVIKDAVAVFSDTAKAKPKKSLTGSIELIETLKYKLIVYLPPGYRRSKKNYPVFYLQDGQNLFDASTSFMGVEWGCDETAEKLIKLKKVEPLIMVGIYNSSERISDYTAFPDQKNGGGKADPYLDFIVKSAMPFINSHYRVKSGPENCGIGGSSLGGIFSLYAAFSHPELFGKCAVISPSLWWADRAILKWLSGKGPGKIWLDMGDQEGEPGEEAVQSILNLRSLKEKLIGIGYAESDLSYLEVKNAAHNEAAWAARFDRVLSFLFPALE; encoded by the coding sequence ATGAAACCTTTCCTGCTGCTTGCCGTCATTTTATCCGGAGGGACAGCCATGGCTTTTAATGTCACTTTTTCAGTCACAGCCCCTGCAGGCACTGAAAAATTATTCATCACAGGCAACTGCCGCAATCTGGGCGACTGGAATCCTGGACAGGTGGAAATGACGAAAACAGGTCAGGTATTTCAATTCAGCACAACCCTGGAAGGGAAAATCGAGTATAAATACACAAAAGGCAGCTGGGATGGAGTTGAAAAAGACGGAAAAGGGCAGGAAATCGGGAATCGCACTTTGGAAATAACGGCAGATATGGTCATCAAAGATGCAGTTGCCGTTTTCTCAGACACAGCAAAGGCCAAACCAAAAAAGAGCCTGACAGGCAGCATCGAATTGATCGAAACCCTGAAATACAAGCTGATTGTCTATCTTCCTCCTGGTTATCGCAGAAGTAAAAAGAACTATCCGGTTTTTTATCTCCAGGACGGCCAGAACCTGTTTGACGCTTCCACCAGTTTCATGGGTGTGGAATGGGGCTGCGATGAAACTGCAGAGAAGCTGATCAAGCTGAAGAAAGTCGAACCATTGATTATGGTCGGTATTTACAACTCTTCTGAGCGGATCAGCGATTATACCGCATTTCCGGATCAGAAAAACGGCGGAGGCAAGGCTGATCCATACCTTGATTTTATCGTTAAATCTGCAATGCCCTTTATCAATTCCCATTATCGGGTAAAAAGCGGGCCTGAAAACTGCGGAATCGGCGGCAGTTCGCTCGGCGGTATTTTTTCACTTTATGCCGCTTTTTCCCATCCTGAGCTGTTCGGCAAATGCGCAGTGATCTCACCATCATTATGGTGGGCTGACCGCGCCATTCTGAAGTGGCTTTCCGGAAAAGGACCCGGGAAAATCTGGCTGGACATGGGAGATCAGGAAGGTGAGCCTGGCGAGGAAGCCGTTCAGTCCATCCTGAATCTGCGCAGCTTAAAGGAAAAATTGATTGGCATTGGTTATGCCGAATCGGATTTAAGCTATCTGGAAGTCAAGAATGCTGCTCATAACGAAGCAGCCTGGGCTGCAAGGTTTGACAGGGTTTTAAGCTTCCTGTTTCCAGCCCTGGAATAA
- a CDS encoding TIGR01212 family radical SAM protein (This family includes YhcC from E. coli K-12, an uncharacterized radical SAM protein.), with protein sequence MGKRYLDYSTCLREKYRCRVQKITVDAQFSCPNRDGSITHGGCTFCDPSAFSAPESVRRLGIIEQIRHGIMVSRVRQNPEKFLVYFQSGSNTHGPLSRLIKIYNEALSLPQVSGLCIGTRPDCVDEWKLDHLALLARTWDITLEYGLPSISDDTLARVNRGHDFQCLVTALEQTSVRGIQAGLHLILGFPWETREHWIRTARVISKLPVNFLKIQQLDVFRNTVLGNDYQKQKFHLFSVDEYMDLLAEFLQNLRPDIVIQRLYGHHRKEFLLSPSFELSPAQFLARFQDLLDKKEILQGQKY encoded by the coding sequence ATGGGAAAAAGATATCTCGATTACTCTACCTGTCTGAGGGAAAAATACCGCTGCCGGGTGCAGAAGATCACGGTAGATGCTCAATTTTCCTGCCCCAACCGGGATGGTTCGATCACGCACGGCGGCTGCACATTCTGCGATCCATCGGCTTTTTCAGCACCTGAATCAGTGCGCAGACTCGGAATCATTGAACAGATCAGGCATGGGATCATGGTCAGCAGAGTCAGGCAGAATCCGGAAAAATTCCTGGTCTACTTCCAGTCAGGCTCCAATACACACGGACCTTTGTCGCGACTGATCAAAATTTACAATGAAGCACTGTCTTTGCCGCAGGTCAGCGGGCTCTGCATCGGCACCAGACCTGATTGCGTAGACGAATGGAAACTGGATCATCTGGCCCTGCTTGCCAGGACCTGGGATATTACACTCGAATACGGGCTGCCTTCAATTTCGGACGATACGCTGGCGAGGGTCAATCGAGGCCATGATTTCCAGTGTCTGGTGACTGCTCTTGAACAAACCTCAGTGAGAGGCATTCAGGCCGGGCTGCATCTGATCCTGGGGTTTCCCTGGGAAACTCGTGAGCACTGGATCAGGACCGCCCGGGTGATCTCCAAACTTCCGGTGAATTTTCTGAAAATCCAGCAGCTGGATGTTTTCAGGAATACAGTACTCGGCAATGACTATCAGAAACAGAAGTTCCACCTGTTTTCTGTGGATGAATACATGGATCTACTGGCTGAATTCCTTCAAAATCTGAGACCGGATATCGTGATCCAGCGGCTTTACGGGCATCACAGGAAAGAATTTCTGCTCTCCCCATCATTCGAATTATCCCCTGCTCAGTTTCTGGCACGATTCCAGGATCTGCTGGATAAAAAGGAGATTCTGCAGGGTCAGAAGTATTGA
- the argH gene encoding argininosuccinate lyase yields the protein MRLWDKGIDPDAMVAEFTAGNDPEIDLEILQFDCQASAAHARMLKSLNIFDQVELDGIITELDAIRKEALAGTVTIPPEMEDCHTYVEDRLTRVLGEPGRKIHTARSRNDQVLTAVRLYEKDRLEKIRESLSILSRSLESFSRKHSDIPMPGYTHTRRAMPYSAGLWAGCFLEALADDLTIVASVAALIDRSPLGTGAGYGVPMEIDREMTARELGFAGLLENSSYAQLTRGKYEAAVLHALFQVMLDLNRMASDIILFSSAEFGFFILPEKLCTGSSIMPQKKNPDLLELVRARLHLISSCEIQVRGLISNLTSGYHRDIQLSKEPVIRAFRITLDCLAVMTKIFTEMSVDREACQKALTPEVFATARAYELVRQGIPFREAYRRVAAELNAAAKDS from the coding sequence ATGAGGCTCTGGGACAAAGGGATTGATCCGGACGCGATGGTTGCGGAGTTCACTGCCGGCAATGACCCGGAAATCGACCTTGAGATTTTGCAATTCGACTGCCAGGCTTCTGCTGCACATGCCAGGATGTTGAAAAGCCTGAACATATTTGATCAAGTCGAACTGGATGGAATTATCACAGAGCTGGATGCGATCAGGAAAGAAGCCCTGGCAGGAACTGTGACAATCCCTCCTGAAATGGAAGACTGCCATACTTATGTCGAGGACAGGCTTACCAGAGTCCTGGGCGAGCCTGGCAGGAAAATTCACACTGCCAGGTCACGTAATGATCAGGTCCTTACCGCTGTCAGACTGTATGAAAAAGACAGACTGGAAAAAATCAGGGAATCATTATCAATCCTTTCCAGATCGCTTGAATCATTCAGCAGGAAGCACAGCGATATCCCCATGCCCGGCTATACCCATACACGCAGGGCTATGCCCTACTCAGCGGGATTGTGGGCCGGATGTTTCTTGGAAGCACTTGCCGATGATCTGACGATCGTCGCATCTGTGGCAGCCCTGATCGACAGGTCGCCGCTCGGCACAGGCGCAGGCTATGGCGTCCCCATGGAAATCGACAGGGAAATGACGGCCAGGGAACTCGGGTTTGCGGGGTTGCTTGAAAATTCCTCGTATGCCCAGCTGACCAGGGGAAAATATGAAGCTGCAGTCCTGCACGCACTTTTTCAGGTCATGCTCGACCTGAACAGAATGGCATCAGATATCATACTTTTTTCTTCGGCTGAGTTCGGTTTTTTTATCCTGCCTGAGAAACTATGCACCGGCAGTTCGATCATGCCGCAGAAAAAAAACCCGGATCTGCTGGAACTGGTCAGAGCACGGCTGCATCTGATTTCCTCCTGCGAAATTCAGGTCAGGGGGTTGATCTCAAACCTGACCAGCGGATATCACAGGGACATTCAGCTCTCCAAGGAACCTGTGATCAGGGCATTCAGGATCACACTTGACTGTCTTGCCGTAATGACAAAGATTTTCACTGAAATGTCGGTAGACAGGGAAGCCTGCCAAAAGGCTCTCACGCCAGAGGTGTTCGCTACTGCCAGAGCGTACGAACTCGTCAGGCAGGGTATTCCGTTCCGGGAAGCCTACAGAAGAGTTGCGGCTGAGCTTAATGCAGCGGCAAAAGATTCATAA
- a CDS encoding SPASM domain-containing protein: MTEKIPSLYRELELQIGFTDFCDLNCRMCVQSFDRFGVYGKEELKLATLHQGKKGFISEKLLSKIVDDLEKSQLDFRFILLHWLGESLLHPEFPLFLKALSKIRFSGEFMLFTNALQLSEKTGKEIRNIFTESGHKMILVFSLDAFSPKTFSLIKGAADFNVILHNIKNFITKFDLPNFRYIFRFLVLRENFREAEKFLEFWKHFVSGELGSTDLAVSFNEEKPRDIGNKFIINFRRAAAIMQEEMELLHKETVVRLGLVQNQPGRITDFGDLISGETVRPPCPAPFRTPVIHWDGRVTACCADSELELCHGNLEKSTFSDIFLSDQAGLLRKAHLFNRKLPPRCERCGNLMGKGLSWSQITELKSFYSESQP; this comes from the coding sequence TTGACTGAGAAAATTCCATCCCTTTACAGAGAACTGGAGCTGCAGATCGGTTTTACCGACTTCTGCGATCTCAATTGCCGGATGTGCGTGCAGTCATTTGACAGATTTGGAGTTTACGGGAAAGAGGAATTGAAATTAGCAACTCTGCATCAGGGGAAGAAAGGCTTCATTTCCGAAAAACTCCTATCTAAAATAGTTGATGATCTCGAAAAATCGCAGCTGGATTTTCGTTTTATTCTTCTCCACTGGCTGGGTGAGAGTCTGCTTCATCCGGAATTCCCGCTCTTTCTGAAGGCTCTTTCGAAAATCAGATTCTCCGGAGAATTCATGCTCTTCACCAATGCTTTGCAGCTTTCGGAAAAAACAGGGAAAGAAATCCGGAATATCTTTACTGAGTCAGGCCATAAAATGATTCTGGTCTTCTCCCTGGATGCTTTCTCTCCAAAGACCTTCAGCCTGATCAAAGGAGCTGCCGACTTCAACGTGATTCTGCATAACATCAAAAATTTCATTACTAAATTCGACCTGCCAAACTTCAGATACATCTTCCGGTTTTTAGTCTTACGTGAAAATTTCAGGGAAGCGGAAAAATTCCTGGAATTCTGGAAACATTTTGTTTCCGGTGAACTGGGGTCAACCGATCTGGCAGTTAGCTTTAATGAGGAAAAGCCCAGGGACATAGGGAATAAATTCATCATCAACTTCAGACGCGCCGCTGCGATCATGCAGGAGGAAATGGAGCTTCTTCATAAGGAAACCGTGGTCAGGCTGGGGTTGGTACAGAACCAGCCAGGCAGGATCACTGATTTCGGAGATCTGATTTCAGGGGAAACCGTGAGGCCTCCCTGCCCGGCTCCATTCAGAACCCCGGTAATTCATTGGGACGGCCGGGTTACTGCCTGCTGCGCAGACAGCGAACTTGAGCTCTGCCATGGGAATCTGGAAAAAAGCACTTTTTCGGACATATTTCTTAGTGATCAAGCCGGACTGTTAAGAAAAGCGCATCTTTTCAACCGGAAATTACCTCCGCGTTGTGAGCGCTGCGGAAATCTGATGGGGAAAGGACTCAGCTGGAGTCAGATCACTGAACTGAAATCATTTTATTCTGAATCGCAACCCTAA
- a CDS encoding secretin N-terminal domain-containing protein, translating into MRTIIALLLLFIQCASAEDLPAVLHGKLVELGKSYTRTSAGNSGILERVKTILAKKGIAESEYRIELYPESVDVLIRAKNDKIRDEVYYTFHDVEIYYFGSVQTRTFTLQYASAKDVAATLSNIYAPLSFSQQDGKTVIRRQDAQNDVSADLRTNSLVVTAPPCVMDGIRETILALDRRTTQVMIKVLIAEVSLDESSQFGIEWNMLDSSLFGGEKETTNTKIDFGNQTQDKQDELMGLKYSILREDKMRAMLQALQSSSRIDVLSSPQLVTANNNQAYFEETVKVPVENTTTTATGVINTSIDYQEIGIKLNVRPQVNPDENIMLDVEQTIQNILTFTNVQNAPTFSNRVVKTKVLARDGHTVVIGGLLKDNVTINRKKVPLLGDLPLVKDAFRRNTRETSKTELMVFITPQIFKTDMKMEEVIPKLHTPELKEKLSKISDDFLTIRESEGPREFYVIDVNGDELLLNLRKSDEVRIGSEFRVVRPGQQYFDQKTNRMVTGEEQKIARIKIMSIRESTSLASVIFVMEGEKIQKGDRVRRPDDSNFAFSEFKVQELEIKLDLRLDSTAKLIAVLKLKNISSFPAMKTEEQEGTSGEVNLSIKKGEEWIPLKTVRTSPAEDSYKGMIYFNRWIQPGEEFSMKIEYVAAAGAFCNVKEKCLTEIKDLSSFDPFEMNFGPYSDDCKVNVVIHNPGELLVRDFDFKPFVMTHSDKTTSLIWTHIGAPLRIKGKTRFKDPQAVLKNLLEQ; encoded by the coding sequence TTGAGGACAATCATCGCCCTTTTATTACTGTTCATCCAGTGCGCTTCAGCGGAGGACCTGCCTGCAGTCCTGCATGGAAAGCTCGTGGAACTGGGAAAATCCTATACAAGGACTTCAGCAGGGAACAGCGGGATTCTCGAACGGGTGAAAACGATCCTCGCTAAAAAAGGCATTGCAGAAAGCGAATACAGGATTGAACTTTATCCCGAATCCGTGGATGTGCTGATCAGGGCTAAGAACGACAAGATCAGGGACGAAGTCTATTATACTTTCCATGATGTGGAAATCTATTATTTCGGCTCTGTCCAGACCAGGACTTTTACACTTCAGTATGCTTCTGCCAAGGACGTGGCTGCCACGCTGAGCAATATCTATGCCCCGCTTTCCTTTTCCCAGCAGGACGGAAAAACTGTAATCAGGAGGCAGGATGCCCAGAATGACGTGTCAGCCGACTTGCGCACCAATTCCCTGGTGGTGACTGCCCCGCCCTGCGTGATGGACGGCATCAGAGAAACGATCCTGGCCCTTGACAGGCGTACGACACAGGTGATGATCAAAGTGCTGATTGCCGAGGTCTCCCTTGATGAGTCCAGCCAGTTCGGGATTGAATGGAACATGCTGGACAGCTCTCTTTTCGGCGGAGAAAAGGAAACCACCAACACTAAAATCGATTTCGGAAACCAGACCCAGGACAAGCAGGATGAGCTGATGGGTTTGAAGTATTCCATACTGAGGGAAGACAAAATGCGGGCCATGCTGCAGGCCCTGCAATCCTCCTCCAGAATCGACGTGCTTTCATCGCCCCAGCTGGTGACAGCCAACAACAATCAAGCTTATTTCGAAGAAACAGTCAAGGTGCCGGTCGAGAACACCACCACTACTGCTACAGGTGTAATCAACACTTCCATAGATTACCAGGAGATCGGGATCAAGCTCAATGTGCGGCCGCAGGTCAATCCGGATGAAAACATCATGCTGGACGTTGAACAAACCATTCAGAATATTCTGACCTTTACTAATGTCCAGAATGCTCCCACTTTTTCCAACAGGGTGGTGAAGACCAAAGTGCTGGCCAGGGACGGCCACACAGTCGTGATCGGCGGCCTGCTGAAAGACAATGTCACCATCAACCGGAAAAAAGTTCCCCTGCTAGGCGACCTGCCGCTTGTCAAGGACGCGTTCAGAAGAAACACCAGAGAGACCAGCAAAACCGAACTGATGGTATTCATCACACCACAGATTTTCAAGACAGATATGAAAATGGAAGAGGTCATTCCCAAGCTGCATACTCCTGAACTCAAGGAAAAACTCAGTAAAATCTCAGATGATTTCCTGACAATCAGGGAATCAGAAGGGCCAAGGGAATTCTATGTGATCGATGTCAACGGAGATGAACTGCTTCTAAATCTCCGTAAAAGCGACGAAGTGCGGATCGGAAGCGAATTCAGAGTGGTCAGGCCCGGGCAGCAGTACTTTGATCAGAAAACCAACCGGATGGTGACAGGAGAAGAGCAGAAAATCGCCAGGATCAAAATCATGTCGATCAGGGAAAGCACTTCACTGGCATCTGTGATCTTCGTAATGGAAGGCGAAAAAATCCAAAAAGGGGACCGGGTGCGGCGCCCTGACGACAGCAATTTCGCTTTCAGCGAGTTCAAGGTGCAGGAACTGGAGATAAAGCTTGATCTCAGGCTGGATAGCACCGCAAAATTGATCGCTGTCCTGAAACTGAAGAATATCAGCAGTTTTCCTGCGATGAAAACAGAAGAACAGGAGGGAACCTCCGGTGAAGTCAATCTCTCCATTAAAAAAGGTGAAGAATGGATTCCTTTAAAGACTGTCAGAACATCTCCGGCAGAAGACAGTTATAAAGGTATGATCTATTTCAACCGCTGGATTCAACCCGGTGAAGAGTTCAGCATGAAGATCGAATATGTCGCAGCAGCCGGAGCGTTTTGTAACGTCAAAGAGAAATGCCTTACGGAAATCAAAGACCTGAGCAGCTTCGATCCTTTTGAGATGAATTTTGGTCCATATTCCGATGACTGCAAGGTCAATGTGGTAATCCATAATCCTGGAGAACTGCTGGTGCGTGACTTTGATTTCAAGCCATTTGTGATGACACACTCCGATAAAACCACTTCCCTGATCTGGACCCATATCGGGGCCCCATTGAGAATAAAGGGCAAAACCAGATTCAAGGACCCGCAAGCAGTCTTGAAAAACTTACTTGAACAATAA
- a CDS encoding secretin N-terminal domain-containing protein gives MKIRQFFSFSVIWILTAVLITLSAASSEENKKFPILYTGKLPDHQKIVARTEIDTHYLQERVADLLKDQKIGENDYQLQLFSESGDLVIRAGNEKIRDQVLEILRNVEKYYYTVIQTKTIALHYANAVELAELLSNIYNPKTYIQQDDGQFFVKRDPSGIDISPDNRTNSIVVTAPLNLINNLQETVASLDRHTTQVLIKVLIAEVSLDENNQFGVEWNFTDGTFLGNDASKGKSVVDFGYQSQTSQDDLLGLKYSVLSADRLKALLQMLKTTSKIDVLSSPQLVTSDNSHGYFQESVRIPVLKTTATATGVISTSVEYQEIGIKLEVTPKINVDDYIKLDVEQTIQNILESATVQNAPTFSNRVVHTSVLAKDGNTVIIGGMLKNNESVTRRKVPVLGDAPLIKNAFRRNFKTSQKTELMVFITPKIIRTDKTIQETVADLNAPRLKEKLENSSRDYFALREEAGSKEIKVTDVGEDRVVINAGKADNVGNKDEFILVRPSKEYYHPQTNQLIAVDELEIGRIRIETVSDKTSICNILYLNKDEKVQPGDLVRPSAGMDFDSFKMISTDFSLKFLADRLQCGIICEVQNSTNSPQIKTEFPWKTNEVQFSIKSGEVFAPLKSVWKGDRYEIFFDNVVEPLEIINLKVTYSLPMDETEVLNEQINNSEAYARFHSFVGGSTGNYQLSISAWFRGRLILRNFDIPPAVIDNPDGSCTLVWTHLGSVQSVEGQFRYAEPEKLLKALKQVKKP, from the coding sequence ATGAAGATAAGGCAATTTTTCAGCTTTTCAGTGATCTGGATTCTGACTGCGGTTTTAATCACTTTGTCTGCAGCTTCCTCTGAGGAAAACAAGAAGTTTCCCATTCTTTACACAGGCAAGCTTCCTGATCATCAAAAGATCGTGGCCAGGACCGAAATTGATACCCATTACCTGCAGGAGCGGGTTGCAGACCTGCTGAAGGACCAGAAAATCGGCGAGAACGACTACCAGCTCCAGCTTTTCTCCGAATCAGGGGATCTGGTAATCCGTGCCGGGAATGAAAAGATCAGGGACCAGGTTCTCGAGATTCTCAGAAACGTGGAAAAGTATTATTACACTGTCATCCAGACCAAAACCATTGCGCTCCATTATGCCAATGCAGTGGAACTGGCAGAACTTCTCAGCAATATTTACAACCCCAAAACTTACATACAGCAGGATGACGGCCAGTTCTTCGTCAAACGTGACCCCTCAGGGATCGACATCTCGCCTGACAACCGGACCAACTCGATCGTGGTGACTGCTCCGCTCAATCTGATTAATAACCTCCAGGAGACTGTCGCTTCCCTGGATCGACATACCACACAGGTGTTGATCAAGGTTCTGATCGCGGAAGTCTCACTTGACGAGAATAACCAGTTCGGGGTGGAATGGAATTTCACTGATGGCACATTTCTGGGGAATGACGCCAGCAAGGGCAAATCAGTGGTCGATTTTGGCTATCAGTCCCAGACCAGCCAGGATGACCTGCTGGGATTAAAGTACAGCGTGCTTTCCGCTGACAGGCTGAAAGCCTTGCTGCAGATGCTTAAAACCACCAGCAAGATCGATGTTCTCTCCTCTCCGCAGCTTGTGACCTCAGACAACAGCCACGGTTATTTTCAGGAGTCTGTCCGGATCCCGGTGCTCAAAACCACAGCTACAGCGACAGGAGTGATCAGCACTTCAGTCGAGTACCAGGAAATCGGAATCAAGCTGGAAGTCACACCCAAGATCAATGTCGACGATTACATCAAGCTCGACGTGGAGCAGACGATCCAGAATATTCTCGAATCAGCCACTGTGCAGAATGCACCTACTTTTTCCAACCGCGTTGTCCATACCAGTGTACTGGCTAAAGACGGCAATACAGTAATCATCGGAGGCATGCTTAAGAATAATGAGTCTGTGACCCGCAGGAAGGTCCCTGTTCTCGGGGACGCTCCCCTGATCAAAAATGCTTTCCGCAGGAACTTCAAGACTTCCCAGAAGACAGAGCTGATGGTTTTCATCACTCCCAAGATCATCAGGACGGATAAGACAATCCAGGAAACAGTAGCAGATTTGAATGCCCCCAGACTGAAAGAAAAACTGGAGAATTCTTCCAGGGATTACTTTGCACTGAGGGAAGAGGCGGGCAGCAAAGAGATCAAGGTCACTGACGTGGGGGAAGACAGGGTCGTGATCAATGCAGGAAAGGCCGACAATGTCGGGAACAAGGACGAATTCATTCTGGTGCGGCCCAGCAAGGAATATTACCATCCCCAGACCAACCAGTTGATCGCTGTTGACGAGCTGGAAATCGGCAGGATCAGGATCGAAACCGTCAGTGATAAGACATCGATCTGCAACATCCTCTATCTGAACAAGGACGAGAAAGTGCAGCCTGGCGATCTGGTCAGGCCCTCGGCAGGCATGGATTTCGACAGTTTCAAGATGATTTCCACTGATTTTTCACTGAAATTCCTGGCAGACAGGCTGCAATGCGGGATAATTTGCGAAGTGCAGAACAGTACCAATTCTCCGCAGATCAAGACGGAATTTCCCTGGAAAACCAATGAAGTGCAGTTTTCGATAAAATCCGGAGAGGTTTTTGCCCCTCTCAAATCAGTCTGGAAAGGAGACAGGTACGAAATCTTCTTCGACAATGTGGTCGAGCCCTTGGAAATTATCAACCTGAAAGTCACTTATTCCCTGCCTATGGACGAGACTGAAGTACTCAATGAGCAGATTAACAATTCCGAAGCTTATGCCAGGTTCCATTCTTTTGTCGGAGGCAGTACGGGAAATTACCAGCTTTCGATTTCAGCCTGGTTCAGGGGACGCCTGATACTTAGAAATTTCGATATTCCTCCGGCAGTGATCGACAATCCTGACGGAAGCTGCACTCTTGTCTGGACCCATCTGGGGTCGGTCCAGTCAGTGGAAGGACAGTTCAGATACGCTGAACCTGAAAAGCTGCTCAAAGCTCTGAAACAGGTAAAAAAACCTTGA
- a CDS encoding argininosuccinate synthase — protein MDNGKKVVLAYSGGLDTSVILKWLVEKGFEVICFVADVGQREDFDAVRDKAVKTGASKVRILDLKKEFVTDFIFPALWGNAIYEGRYLLGTSLARPLIGKYMTETARNEGAGYISHGATGKGNDQVRFELTCFALDPKIKVIAPWKDPEFLSAFNGRSDLIAYAEKHGIQVKAQISKPYSEDENLMHISHEAGILEDPGFPAPENVYSLTESPRNAPDCETRIEIQFRDGNPVLLKNLEDGTEKQDPLALFCCLNELGARNGVGRLDMVENRFVGIKSRGVYETPGGTILWAAHRDLECIAMDKEVMRLRDMLSPKFSELIYNGFWFSPEMDFLLAAFSKCQEAIDGIVTVSLYKGNAYVTSRKSPTSLYNQDLSSMEVEGGFDQTDSRGFININALRLKAHNLVLRSTDPYGWRKTLTSRSGK, from the coding sequence ATGGATAATGGGAAAAAAGTAGTTCTCGCTTACAGCGGAGGTTTGGACACATCCGTAATTTTAAAATGGCTGGTGGAAAAGGGATTTGAGGTGATCTGCTTTGTGGCAGATGTAGGACAGAGAGAGGATTTTGATGCAGTCCGGGATAAAGCCGTGAAGACTGGAGCTTCAAAGGTCAGGATCCTTGACTTGAAAAAAGAGTTCGTCACTGATTTTATTTTTCCGGCTCTGTGGGGTAATGCAATCTATGAAGGACGATACCTGCTCGGTACTTCCCTGGCCCGGCCGCTGATCGGGAAATACATGACAGAAACCGCCAGAAACGAAGGTGCAGGATACATCTCTCATGGAGCAACCGGCAAGGGCAATGATCAGGTGCGCTTTGAGCTGACCTGCTTCGCGCTGGATCCGAAAATCAAAGTCATAGCTCCCTGGAAGGACCCGGAGTTCCTTTCTGCATTCAATGGGAGGAGTGATCTGATCGCATATGCTGAAAAGCATGGGATCCAGGTCAAAGCGCAGATTTCCAAACCTTACAGTGAAGATGAGAATCTGATGCACATCAGCCATGAGGCCGGAATACTGGAAGATCCAGGGTTCCCGGCTCCGGAAAATGTATACAGTCTGACAGAGTCACCCAGAAATGCACCGGATTGTGAAACCAGGATTGAAATTCAGTTCAGGGATGGCAACCCGGTACTGCTGAAAAACCTGGAAGACGGAACCGAAAAGCAAGATCCGCTGGCTCTGTTTTGCTGTCTGAATGAACTTGGAGCCAGAAACGGAGTGGGAAGGCTGGACATGGTTGAAAACCGTTTTGTGGGTATCAAATCACGAGGTGTTTACGAAACTCCAGGAGGCACCATCCTCTGGGCTGCACATAGAGACCTGGAATGCATTGCTATGGACAAGGAAGTGATGCGTCTGCGGGACATGCTTTCCCCGAAGTTTTCTGAGCTCATCTACAACGGCTTCTGGTTCTCCCCGGAAATGGATTTCCTGCTGGCTGCGTTCTCCAAGTGCCAGGAAGCCATCGACGGCATAGTTACTGTCAGCCTGTACAAAGGGAATGCTTATGTTACCTCAAGAAAGTCTCCGACTTCCCTTTACAATCAGGACCTGTCCAGCATGGAAGTTGAGGGAGGCTTTGACCAGACGGATTCCAGGGGATTCATCAATATCAATGCGCTGCGGCTCAAAGCCCACAATCTGGTGCTCAGGAGCACTGACCCATATGGCTGGCGCAAAACGCTCACTTCCAGGAGCGGAAAATGA